In Monodelphis domestica isolate mMonDom1 chromosome 4, mMonDom1.pri, whole genome shotgun sequence, one DNA window encodes the following:
- the POU2AF1 gene encoding POU domain class 2-associating factor 1 has translation MGNKHGIKLYFTASAPEQTPVPPRPYQGVRVKEPVKELLRRKRGLASSGLTVAATTVVLPHQPLATYATMGPSCLDMEVPTSTVTEEGALCTGWLSQPAPATLQPLTPWTPYPEYMPHEGVSCPYSTDMYVQPVCPSYTVVGPSSVLTYASQPLITNFTTRNATPTSGPQLEGTEHQAPLTYFSWPQPISALPSSTLQYQSPAPSLPGPQFLPLPISIPEPVPQDLEDTRRAINTLPIEKLLLEEEESDTYGMNHTLSVEGF, from the exons atGGGCAATAAGCATGGAATTAAATTGTACTTTACAGCTTCTGCTCCTGAGCAGACACCGGTGCCACCCCGGCCATACCAAGGTGTCCGTGTGAAGGAGCCAGTGAAAGAATTGCTGAGGAGGAAGCGTGGCCTCGCCAGTAGTGGGCTCACAGTGGCTGCAACCACG GTGGTATTGCCCCATCAACCCCTTGCAACCTATGCCACAATGG GGCCATCCTGCCTGGACATGGAAGTCCCTACATCCACGGTGACAGAAGAAGGGGCCCTTTGCACTGGTTGGCTCTCCCAGCCTGCTCCTGCCACTCTGCAGCCCCTGACGCCATGGACACCCTACCCAGAGTACATGCCACATGAAGGTGTCAGCTGCCCTTACTCTACTGATATGTATGTTCAGCCTGTGTGCCCCAGCTACACTGTGGTTGGACCCTCATCAGTGCTGACATATGCCTCCCAGCCACTCATCACCAACTTCACG ACTAGGAATGCCACGCCAACAAGTGGGCCTCAGCTGGAGGGTACGGAGCACCAGGCACCTCTGACTTACTTCTCATGGCCTCAGCCCATTTCAGCTCTGCCCAGTTCTACCCTGCAGTACCAGTCCCCAGCTCCTTCACTGCCTGGGCCACAGTTTCTACCCCTTCCCATCTCCATCCCAGAGCCAGTCCCTCAGGACCTAGAAGATACAAGAAGGGCCATCAATACTCTGCCCATAGAAAAACTGCTcctggaagaagaagaaagtgataCATATGGGATGAATCACACTCTGTCTGTGGAAGGGTTTTAA